In the Primulina eburnea isolate SZY01 unplaced genomic scaffold, ASM2296580v1 ctg739_ERROPOS11973397, whole genome shotgun sequence genome, one interval contains:
- the LOC140822264 gene encoding uncharacterized protein, translated as MAENPPQAFKQYILEYTLAHCDRANACTVQFSPDGLLIAVGSDPTVRTYIIFRQKPILHRVFSGHAGRVTDLSFSSDCRFLATSSYDTTVRLWDVSRGSLVRTLTGHNGIVSCVKFNRESDMIASGSFDETVRIWDVDTGACKKVIPAFAGHVTGVDFYPDASMIVACGLGGLCRIWDTATGKRIITVKKAAIPPVGSVMFSSDGKFVLIGNMDSTVMIWSMSRGMLYTRQVGHKNMTGLSTFLRADERYVVIGSEDNCLYIWEVMSGTLVQKIEAHTAPVLSVSCHPTRNMIATASFEDSNTVKIWTQDYSFVSDKRKSPKI; from the exons ATGGCGGAGAATCCTCCGCAAGCTTTCAAACAGTACATCCTTGAATACACACTCGCCCACTGCGACCGTGCGAATGCTTGCACAGTCCAATTCTCCCCCGACGGCCTCCTTATAGCCGTCGGTTCCGACCCTACTGTTCGCACCTACATCATCTTCCGTCAAAAACCCATCCTACACAGAGTATTCAGTGGCCACGCAGGTCGTGTCACTGACCTTTCCTTCTCCTCCGACTGCCGCTTCCTTGCCACCTCCTCCTACGATACCACCGTCCGCCTCTGGGACGTCTCCAGGGGGTCCCTCGTCAGAACATTGACCGGCCATAACGGTATTGTGTCCTGCGTGAAGTTTAATCGGGAATCCGACATGATCGCCTCCGGATCCTTTGACGAGACCGTCCGAATTTGGGATGTGGACACTGGAGCATGCAAGAAGGTTATTCCCGCATTCGCGGGTCACGTAACCGGCGTCGATTTCTATCCGGATGCATCGATGATCGTTGCATGTGGCCTAGGCGGGCTCTGTAGGATTTGGGATACGGCTACTGGCAAAAGGATAATCACGGTCAAGAAAGCGGCCATTCCGCCTGTTGGTTCTGTCATGTTTTCTTCCGACGGGAAGTTTGTTCTCATCGGAAATATGGACAGCACAGTA ATGATTTGGAGTATGTCTCGGGGCATGCTTTATACCCGACAAGTCGGACATAAGAACATGACTGGTTTGTCGACGTTTTTAAGAGCAGATGAGAGGTACGTGGTGATCGGGTCCGAAGATAATTGCTTGTACATTTGGGAGGTCATGTCTGGGACACTGGTTCAAAAAATTGAAGCCCATACGGCACCTGTGCTTTCTGTATCATGCCACCCGACTCGGAATATGATCGCAACCGCGTCTTTTGAAGACAGCAACACCGTCAAGATTTGGACGCAAGATTATTCTTTTGTTTCTGATAAAAGAAAATCACCAAAAATCTAA
- the LOC140822204 gene encoding uncharacterized protein, translating to MATTFVKPLKSHSVADAAVNFAGTKPLKVCFSYAAYAKNLIHRLLSSNIPVEVGLSDAEFSAVESTFHVKFPPDLRSILQEGLPIGPGFPNWRSSSKQQLDILTNLPILEICREVSRNEFWLESWGDKPDDGDKCVNLAKGFLRKAPVLVPIYRHFYIPGTPCMAGNPVFYVHRGDVKLWSFDIAGFFQQIEFEMSGNSDKVLRCPRFSDLLTAPAWAATEARRIELWSDLAERVGDVAARVETCGWWSGELGGCLEDVCLRLREGGWKEEDVREMMVMNGCGNHDESFEEYWGCMRRRVRVLSRRLLHGGWSMEEVAESLGSPEDYFRNRIVEAESCFDFAVV from the coding sequence ATGGCCACAACCTTCGTCAAGCCACTCAAATCCCACTCCGTTGCCGACGCCGCCGTGAACTTTGCCGGTACTAAACCCTTAAAAGTCTGCTTTTCGTATGCAGCTTACGCCAAGAACTTGATACACCGCCTCCTCTCCTCGAATATTCCAGTGGAAGTTGGCCTATCGGATGCCGAATTCTCCGCCGTCGAGTCAACATTTCATGTTAAATTTCCGCCGGACCTCCGGTCCATCCTCCAAGAAGGACTGCCTATTGGCCCAGGATTCCCTAACTGGAGATCTTCGTCCAAACAACAGCTTGATATTCTTACGAATCTTCCCATATTGGAAATCTGCAGAGAAGTTTCAAGAAATGAATTTTGGCTAGAGTCTTGGGGAGATAAGCCTGATGATGGTGATAAATGTGTGAATTTGGCTAAAGGGTTCTTGAGAAAAGCTCCGGTTCTTGTTCCGATTTACCGGCACTTTTACATTCCGGGGACGCCATGTATGGCGGGGAATCCGGTGTTTTACGTGCATAGAGGGGATGTTAAGTTATGGAGTTTTGATATTGCTGGATTTTTTCAACAGATTGAATTCGAAATGAGTGGAAATAGTGATAAAGTTTTAAGGTGTCCGAGGTTTTCGGATTTACTCACTGCTCCAGCATGGGCCGCCACGGAGGCGAGGAGGATCGAGCTGTGGTCGGATTTGGCAGAAAGAGTGGGGGATGTGGCAGCGCGTGTTGAGACGTGCGGGTGGTGGAGTGGGGAGCTGGGAGGATGTTTGGAGGACGTGTGTTTGAGATTGAGGGAAGGAGGGTGGAAAGAAGAGGACGTGAGGGAGATGATGGTGATGAACGGCTGTGGTAATCATGATGAGAGTTTTGAAGAATATTGGGGATGTATGCGGCGGCGCGTGAGAGTGCTGTCAAGAAGATTGTTACATGGTGGGTGGAGCATGGAGGAAGTGGCAGAGTCGCTTGGATCTCCGGAGGATTACTTTCGAAACCGGATCGTGGAAGCCGAATCTTGCTTTGATTTTGCGGTAGTATGA